GGTAGATGGGATGAAGGAATGTTCATGTTCCTGCCATGAAGGCACTAGCGATCTCAagctaaagaaaagcaaaaggaggACCTGCAGCCATTGTAGTAGTAAGGTTAGTTGATAGGCCAAGTCACTGGAGTGGTGAGTGGAATGTAGAGCTCTGCCAAGAGTCCCCCCGTGTCCGGCCTCGGGCCTCGTGTCTCCAAAATAACGTGCTGAGGGAGAAAGTACCTCAGAAGATGAGCAGTAGCATCGCCCTCTTCAAAGCTCGGACCACGCTGCCTGGCCTTCCCCCATCTATCTCCTGCTCACTCCCTACTGCCCCTCCTTGCTGTGCTAAATAGTGTTAATTTTGACGTTTTCTTGAGTTAAGAATAAGCTTTTTTTAGTGGAAGATGCTTGTGTGGCCACTATGTTGAAAGAACCATACCTGTTGATAACAAAAAAGATTCAGCTTTCTAACTGCAAACGTATTGCCAAACTGAAGCCTTTATTAGGGTCAAGGGGTCCCTTGGGAGCAAAGGCTGACGTGTTGGGTTTGGACTGATACACCACATCTGTAACTGTCTGCCTGTCTGTTGATCTGCAGGTGtgtgaaaacaaattttataaaaacaaagatTCTCATGAGCTGACTGCAAGCCTTGTTCAACAAGAATCAAGTCCCCCGCCTGAAGGGAAGGATTCTGGAATGTCGAAGGAGCCTGCAGAAGAAAGCCTGGACAACAGAGATGAGGGAGAGGATGTCCAGAGCAGAACAAAAACCGTGTCTAGGAAAGGGGACTCTCTGGCTTCAGGTGTGTGAAAGTCTTGTGTACAGACAGGTACATCATTCGTCTTCAGACTGGTTCACAGAGATGACAATAGGCATAGGGCTTTCTGATGCACATTTACTGAGATAAAGGAGATTATTagaagttctcttttttttttttttcccttgtgttcaTCCACTCTGGATGCTCTAAACATACAGATGTCTAGAGCATTCTCTTCAAATAAAGCTTTCCTGACTAGAGAAATACTCCCCCCTTTTCAGAATGATTGGTCCATTTAAGCTTCTCTTGCTAGCGTGCTAATCCCATTCCTGGTACTACCAGGTCATGatgctgtgttggttttttttttccagttttcattttagCACAAAAATTCAAAATCACCATCTCTCTAATCTTCCTTTAAATGATCTCTTTCATGTTACTTAGTGTTTCCCTCAGTCTGGTACAGACAAGGGGAAACATGATTGTTGCAGGATAAACCTGAAAGAGATCTCTTCCCTCTTGCAGTAACTGTGTCTGAGTTAATGCTGCTGTTGGAGGCAAGGCCCAGGTTTAAACGCAGTGGTTTAAATGTAATGCAACTTGATGTCTAGTTAATAGTGGGTCTGTAAATCGGGTGACACGTGCAGAAATTTGTTTCCTGTGAAAATTTTGTTCTGCGCAAGGCACTGAAGCTTTTTCACATGTCCATCACTTCTTCACACAGCAGCTGGTTGTAGGAACCCACAGTGGTGAAGAAAATTGTGGCTGCAGAGTTGCCTCCTTTCAAGTACAGGATGGGTAAAGTGCAGATAGAATCACAAAGCTGCTCTCAAACTGTGTTCTCACAGCATTATGCTCtcgaataattttttaaaaaaaatcttaaaaagtaAATGAATAAAGCCTCCAGAAATTTTTCTTAGTAACAGCTAGTCTAAACTTGTTTGGGTTTCTTACCAGGATCTCAGCTGGAAGGAAAGATTGTCTCCAGCAGACACGCATCTTCTGAAAAAGCTGCACTGCCTGATAATCAGGTTCAAGAAGCAGGTGTCAGTGTTGTGAGCGCTGCAGGGGACAGCGACTCTATCACTGGCCCCAGATGGACACCGCTGCAAAAAGCTACTCTGAAACTACCTCAAGAAACCAAAGACTGCCCTAGCACTGTGGAGAGTGAGGGGCTAAACCAGCATCAGGGAACTGCAGGTGCTTCCCTTGGGCTGAGCAGAGATCTGCTGCTGTCTTCCCGTTCTGCTACAGCAAAAGGTTTAACGGGGTCCAGTTCCTCTTCTGCAAAGAGTTTATGTCAGACTGAAGGGCTTCATTCTGATGCCTCAGATAAGCTCGCTGGGTTTGGTCATGCTTCAAAATCAGTGAAAGAATTTGAGGGACCACCTTTATCTCTGGAAGGAAAAGCTGAAGCAAAGCAGGGTTGGATAACCCCAGGTAGAAAACCAGCACTGGGTAAAAGCTGCAGCTCACAGTCCCTTGATAATTGCAGTTTGGAAACAGATGATACAGGCTGCACTGGAAACTTTCCTGAGAGCAGATTAAAGTCAAATGCAAACAACCGCTTCCAGATGCATCAGCACCCTGAGCAGCCGGAATACAGAGTGGTTACTGCCTCCCTGGGGCAAAaggaagaggagcagcagcagcagcagcgagtcacAGAAGCAACTGTGTGTGCCAAGAACAGCAAAGTCAGCTCGACGGGGGAGAAGGTTGTCCTCTGGACCAGGTATATCTGCCTGAACTAACACCGTGCATCCTTCGTGCGTTCAGTATTTGGCTTCAGCTTTCATGTTATAGAATATCCTGTGGTTTAGTTTTGTATTCCCATCTTCTAATGTCTTCTGCCCCCCTCCCTTTGAATAGTCACAGAATCCCAaaatcattccggttggaaaagcccctcgggatcagcgagtccaaccctcagcccgactctacaaagttctcccctaccccacatcccccacagctcatcccaacggccctgaaacccccccagggatggggactcccccctccctgggcagcctgttccgctctctgaccactcttgctgggaaacattttctcctcctgcccagcctgaccctcccctgtggcagtttccagccgttccctcttgtcctgtccctgatcccctgggagcagagcccagccccagcctctctgcaatgtcccgtcaggagctgcagagagggatgagggctcccctcagcctcctcctcctcacactgaacactcccagctccttccctgcctcctcacaggattgattctccagcccttccccagcctcgttgccctcctctgccctcgctccagcccctcgagatctctctgggattgaggtgcccaaacctggacacaaccctccaggtgtggcctccccagggcagagcacagggggactgtcacctccctgctcctgctggtcacactattgctgatacaagccaggatgccgttggctttcttggccacccgggcacactgctggctcctgttcagctgcttgtcactgagaacccccagacccttctctcccagacagctccagccacccctccctgagcTGCCTTGTTTCCTCTAACCATGGTCTGTCACAGCCATCTCAGTCCTGTGAGAAATAGTCTGCTCGTGGTGATGTTATTACTGTAGAACTTTTCCTTCAAAAAGCTTAAAACCAGTCTAAATTACAGCTCTGCCTGGCGCTCTGTCTTGTGACTGGTGGTGGTAGCAGCAGTGAGGGGACAAGCCTGCAGGCCTCGCTCTCTGGCCGTTGTCCTTACCCAGGAACAGGCCTCCCGGGCTTGAAGTGTGGCAACAGTTGTTCTCGGCTGCTGCCACGGCTGCTGTCCTGTTTTGCAGGGAGGCTGACAGAGTCATCCTGACCACCTGCCAGGAGAAAGGAGCCCACCTGGAAACCTTCCATGCCATCTCGCAGAAACTGGGCAACAAGACGGCCAGTGAGGTGAGGGGGTTGTGTCAGAAAGGGCATCTGCGacggggaaggggagaggagggagaggtggtTTGCTGTCATATAGTCTCACAAACTTAATTTGATGCTGCATCAGAGAAAAATCATCCTGATTGCaaataaaaaatcagaacaaaccCCCGTGTCTTGTAGTGGAACCAAAAGTCATGACTGCCGTGGTGTTTCTTACAGCAGTATTACCATTGATACTCTAGCGTTGTACTTGGTACCAGAATTGTTCCAGTGAGTGCTGCTTGGGGTCCAGCCTTCTACTTCAGTACAGGGGAGCTGCTGGGTTCTGTCCTTTAACCTTCCCACATCACTGCTCAGGAATCTTCCTAcactgccattttttttccctgcaagttAGTAGAATGTAACTGTTCTTCCAGAGAAAACAGAACCCAGtgcttttttcatttcttccccttTATGACTGAATCTTGCTTAAAATGTGACTGTGGGTTTAACGTAAAAGCAGAAACCACCCTGAACTTTGTAATATGAAATTTCCATTTGACACCACCTTTAGGTCACTAAGTCATCCTGGATTCCCCTTGTTCTGCAGGTATCCCGCAGGTTCAGAGAACTGATGAGGCTGTTCCATACATCCTGTGATGGGAGCTCTGAAGATGAGGAGGATGCAACCAGTACCAGTAACACAGACCAGCTGTCAGATAAAGATCTTCTGCTTTCTGAGGAAGAACCTGATGACTAAGGTTTTTCTGGCTCGATAAGCTACTGACTGCATTGGAAGGAGAGTTGTTTGCCAGTTTGCTGCTAGACAGGTGCTGTGgataaaggaaaaatgtttgcacAGGTACTAAAgatagcaccttttttttttttgtggttcaCTTCCTGCTACACTTCTGACAAGCTGCACTTCTCAACCTGTATGAAACTAAAGGAATGAAGGAAGGGGGTAGGGTGGTAACATTCTCTAGAAACCCACCTGGGGAGCTGACAGTGACATGACAGAAGTGATGCTTGTGGACACTGACCTCACTCCGTGGTGAAGACTGGGCCACCAGCCTTTGAGAAGAACATGTAAATATTGTACCATAAATTGTCTGTTTTCATGTGGAACAAacacatgggtttttttgtaagtttttttccccttgtgttgaTTGTACGTGGGAAAGTTACAATCTGAATTCTGTATTTATTGTGTGGTCTTATTCTAACAGGCAGAAGAAATCCacttttcagagttttaaaaaaaaccccaaacatccaaaaccagccccccccccaagcagCATTCTTCCTTTATAAAACAACTGCAAGTAGCTGGAGGACTTTAAGCCAGCCTTTGTAACAGGATTTtgatgaaatgaaaagaaagtaccatctttaaagccattccctttATTTTGAAAGTGATCTTAAAGATATTCTTACTTCCAGTATCTCTAGTAATAAAGATGAGTTAGTCCGAATCTGCTTCATCTTCAGATTCATCTGCTTCAAACCCCGTTTCGTAGCACTGGGCTAAAGTCCTCAGCTCCTGCAAGGCCTCCTGGAAGTCCTCGTGCTCGACCCCAGCAGAGAAGAAGCTGGGCCAGCGCCGCACGTCGGCCTGGTGCAGGTCCTGGTGCAGGCTGCGGAGGAGCGTGCGCAGGGCGGGCGAGGACTGCAGGCCCGCCAGGACGGGGATGCTCTCCACCGCTGCAGGGACAACAGCTTTGTTCAGACACACCCAGGAGCATGTTTCACAAGCAGTTGTTTTACTTGAACTCAGTGTAGTGTAAAAGTTGCTTAACACTCATCAGGTTTTTTGCCCTACAAACACCCAGAAGTGTGGGTTccgtgtttgttttttaaaaaataattctttaccTTTGCTAGACCctcctgccccacatctcttTCTGTGGCAAAGTTTAAGGGGCACTTGTTACCTGCTGAGGAATAACTGGGAGGTTTGTCCTGGAGGAAGCCTTGTCTGgtaagaagaggagaaaaaaactggGGGTAGGGAGGAAGGGTGTGACATGGCTGCTCGAGCACGTGGGATGTGCTGTAAGGAAGAAGGTGAATAAAATTACCAAAAGCTTGTTCTACCTTCAGTTTCTAGTTAGTGTTCCCTGgtcaaaaattaaaaagactgtTACCAACCTGAACGCCCCAGGAAACAGAGTGTGTAAGTAATGCTGGAGAACCTGCTCCGTGCTCTCACAAGCGTGGAGGGGAGAAGGGGGCTGCTTTCCTGGACAGCTGCAAAGACAATTCATAGTTTTCAAGGTAACTTGACTGAAAATGTCAGTGACTCAGCTGCTTTGTAGCTGTTTTGCTGTAAAGTCAGTAGCACAGAACTGGTTGGAtaactagacttttttttttttttccttttccattcagCTGACACTCCTAATAGGAGGATTGTAACACTCGTAAGAAATCCTTGCTGTTGAGAGTGCCAGAGGACTGGAAGGAGAAGTGCAGTTCAAATGCTGATTACCTGCTGTGACTTTCTTTGCAAACTCCTCGTAGCACAACAGACTGAGCAAAACAGCAGCTGACCTTTTGCTCCCTGCATGAAGAGAGAAGCTTCCAGGGCACGTCCTGCTGGTAGGCACGTAAAGTATCGGGGAGCGAGCAGCCACGTAGggcaggaaaaggaagagaagccCACGCAGCCACAACCTACGAGTCGGAGAGGGGGAGACAAACCACCGTCCCGAACAcgctccccagctcctgccctgcgtGGAGGGAGGTAGAACCACAGCTCCTGCCTCCAGCGGGAGTCCAGGCAGAGCTGAGAGGAGCAGAAGCTGCTTGTTCTCTGCCCTGACCTTTCTCCCAGAGAAGTTGAGCGTTTCAGCGAGGTGCATCATGGAGCCCTGAGAGGAGCAGAGCCGGTACGGAGCAGTGAGGGTGTCGAGCGCGGCTGCCAGGATCGCGCTGCTGTGGTAGTGCAGTGAGGCCTGGGGAGGGAAACAAAGGGCAGAGTTACAGACAAACCTAAGCATGTTGTAAATTGTGCTTTTATAGAGGTCGTGTTTAACAGTTCTTTCAGGTTTTGGATAAGCAAGTCAGCTGTGTGCTAACACATGATCTGTTGCCAGTTCCCTTGTCTGAGCACTAAAGCTGCTGGAGTTACACACTCCACACATGAAGAATAATGCAGTGAAGGCAGAAAGTGAAGGCAGTACACCAACAGAAAGACTGCAAAAAAGGAAACGTGTTAGTATTATTTAAAGCATGAAAAACCTATGGGAACAAAAAGTTGGCAGTTAACTCTGCTAACagtgaaaaagcaggaaaaaaaaaaaaagtcttttctgctTAGCAGAACACTGTCATGAAAAAAACACTGCTAAAAATACATAAACTGCAGAAAACACTTCCAGAGAGTGGTGGAAGCCAGCCAAGGTAGGTGTGGTTCTAGCTCAGCTGCTCTGGGGTACGTACATCGTAGTTTATGTAGGGGAAGGCGAGGGGAGGTTGGGGCCTGATTCCGAGACTCCCACTGAGCGACAGGGGACAGAAGAGGGAGCTGTGGCTGGAGAGGTGGACGATTCCTAGGGCTGTGTTCATCAGTCTGTAAAAGTTCTTCTGGTGATcctggggtggaaaaaaaaatacaatctcAAAGATGCAACAAGAAACAAGTCTAATCCCAGTTGGGCTCGGAAGCATGCCTGGTTCTTGTTTTTCCCCGTTGTTTACTTACTCCCACGTTACTCAGGACTGGAGTTAAGCCCCAGGTCAGGATTCCTTTTCCTGAATACTCATCGTAGAGCAGTTCTGTCACCTTGGCACCAACTCCAGAGAATCCATCGTGTAGGTCACAGAGGACTTGAAACCCCTGTGTAAAATGATGGCAGCGTCTGAGATTCGGCTTAATCCTGAGTGGAAAGTTTCCTCAAAGAAAAGGGAGTTTGGCTTAAGCTGCCCAACCTGCAGATAATCACACTCTTCAACATAGAAATGCAACCGATCTTCCAACTCCTCTAGGCAGCTGGGATCCTGCAGCAGCCTTTCACCTTGTCCAAAGGCTTCTAGGCAACCGCActccctgaggaaaaaaacaaaaggggtGAAAAAAGCTTATTCTATCTCCTTAATTTTGCCTTCAAGGAAAAATTAAGATCCCGTTCTGGACAGCAGGTTCCGAACCAAAGCTCGAGGCCGTACCCATCGTGCATGTACTGTCGGATGACGTAGATGCTCTTGGGGTGCAGGCGCACGCTGAGGAAATCGGACCAgacctgggtgctgctgcccgaggGCCCGGCGGGTCGGGCCGGGGCAGGAGCCGCGCCTGGAAcgagggagaggagcagagcaaaggTCTCTTCAACTCCCACCATCCCCTTGGATAAGGAAAACAAACCCcgcttttccctcatccagttTCTTAGCCTATTTCTGTGCGCGAAGAACTCTTTATCCCGGTTTTCCTTCTGCCCCCGGGCGCGCTCGCTGTCCCCTTCGGCAGCTCCCTGATCCCGCCGAACGGACCGAACCCCCGGGCCGCAGCCGGGACCGGGCGAGCGCTGCCCAGAGCGCGCCGCCCCGCACCTTGGACCGAAGCGCCGGAGCTTCCCTTCCCCTCGGCGGACGCGTCCTCCTAAGGAGACGGCGCGGGCGTTAGGCGCGGGCGTGCTACCGGGCAGGAGCGAAAGCCCCGAGCGCAGCGCACCCCGGGGCCCCTCGGCGGGCCCGGCAGCCGccgcgccccgtcccccccgcccgccctcacCGTCCGGGCGCCGGCGTCCCGCGGCGCGGAGCCCCCGGCCGAGGCTCGCTCCAGGCAGGCCGCCACCTCCCCGTCCCTGCAACACAAACGGGCGGCagctgccggcggccccgcgccgccgccgcccccctcccgcaCTCACCAGGCCACCGGTGCCTCCGGGTCGGCGCCGCCGGCGCTCAGCGCGCTCACGCCGCCTGCAAGAGAGGCCGGTgacggcggggccgcccccccggttCCCGGTCCCGCCCCCGACGCCCCCCCCCGGTACCTTTGAGCTCCAGCGCCACCAGGCGCGGCGTGTGCTGCGCGTCCCGCCCGGCGCGGAGCAGCGCGGTGGCGCGGAGCTCGCCGGCCTCGCCGGGGCTGCGCAGCGCGGCGGCctgcgggagcggggcagcgggtcagccccgcggccccgggccccttcccggcccccccccccggcccggcccccacctgcagcccccaCCAGTGCGCCCCCACGCAGCCCGCGTAGCGCCCGAGCTGCAGCGTCACCGCCTCCCCCGGcatggccccggccccgctcccggcgcagGCGCGggaccgccccccgccccggccccccgcgcggCGCCCGGAAGCGCGTCAGCGGCGCGACCCCCCCGTCCCCACCGACcggacacggacacggacacggagagggacccgccgccgccgcggccttTATTGCGCTAGAGGGGCCCCGCCAGGCGCTCCAGCTGCCGCGGGTTGGAGCCGCTCAGGAACCGCAGCTCCTCCTTCCCGGCCTCCGTGCGCGCTGCAAGGCACAAGGTGCGTTGGGGGGGAAGTTGCTACAGTcgtacttgaaattgctaatgtacgtttagttttaacgttaaccatcacttgtgttcTACCAACTTTTATCTGTCCCATACTTTAATGTATATAATTTCGTTTATACTTTTTCCTCTCCCCCCTGTAGTCGTTACCCGCTTACAggatgttttgaaacctttaactctTTGCCTCGTAAAggtaagacagaccttggacagtctacAAAACTCCCCGAGTACATCCCTAAGAGCAGGAACCTCGAGAAAACAAGGGCCTAAGGAGACACCAGTGCCATGAGTGACTGGAAGCTGGTCTGAACTAATGCCCTTGGAACAaacaggggctggaggagggatgAAGTAACTCTGTGACCAGAGATGGACACGAGACCTAAAGTTCACtaagggacagtgtgagaaaggctgtggggacccctaaggaggggagaagaccctcgctctatttttactacacatgcTCAAACTATGTAAATGAATGCTGAGAACCCCTTAGCACCACACTGCCCTTTCTAAGAGATGTGATGCCTGGGGGTGCTGTGTGGAATTACTCAGAGTTTTGTCAGTAGATGTGGCACtcgtggtggagcgatccccagcgctgccaataaagaatccctgctgaacAGTTATACCCCATGCTGACTGTGGAGTGAAGCTTTCAgggccccccccagggccccagtgccccccaccccacgggGGTGCTGACCTTGCTCGTGCTGCAGCCACTTGCAGTCCAGGTAGTAGCGGTAGCAGCTCTCGAACTCCCTCGGGCTGTAGTTGGGGACTGGGATGGGGACGAAGGGGTCCAGGGCGTCGAACCcctcctggggggggggacagctGGTGGTGAGACCCGCAGCGGGttcatcacacacacacacacacacacacccccccgtgGGAGCCACCTGGGACCGGGCACAGCTTGGCCACGTGCGGGCCCAAGCGGTGGagttcaaagaaaaaaggaattacTGGAAGAGAGACTGAAGCAGACTCTGCTGCTGTGACCTGGGGCAGTTCCCCAACCAGGATTTCTGTTTCCCAGTGTgaatggggggggggagaggctgTGACTGACCTTTCCCAGCAACTCCTGGGGCAGATAAGCAGAACTGGGTTTGAAGAGAGAGCCGGTCTGGCTGAGGGTTGTCACAATAGCTCCTCCATTCTACAAGGCAGAAGAAACCCTTTTAGTTGCAAGTGTAGTGTTTGTGCAGTACTTGGGGACTGATTTTAAACAAGCGAGGTACCTCCTCCTTTGATCTTACAGATATTTCTATTCCAAAACTCTATATAATGGGCTTCTTTAATGCTCTTGACTATGTGAAGCCTGGCTACTCCAAGTACATGTGCAGCACAGGGAATACGTAGCTGGTGTTTCCACATTTAAATGTGTCATTCTTGCCTATAAACAACTTCCTACTGAAAcaactgaaatactttttaaaggaCTTTTCTATATGCTTTTAAATCTGAACACTACCTGTTAGAGTTACTGGCATCCAGGGGACTGAAAAAGAAGCAGGAGTTGACCTCCCATAGCAAAATGTTTAGAAACTGAAAGTCCTCATCAATCCAAAAAAATCATAAAGTGTCCTAAGGGTTATTAAATAAATACCTCTGGCTCAGGGTCACAAACTGGGGTTTGGCACAGTAATCACAGAAAGCACTGTAAGAGATCTGACCTGTTCTCACTCTCTCTGGGTGATGTCAGAAGCACTGACAAGATAGAACCTCTAACTCTCACACTATGCTCGTGCTCTGCTGAAGGAACAGTGTGATGTTTCATTTGTAGCTTTATGCTTAGCAGCACGTAGCTTTAACTGTCAAGAATAACACACCCAAAGGGACCAGAACTCACCCAATtattcatcatcatcttcctgaGATTGTACACGAGCGTCAGGTCCTCTGGAGAAACCTGGTGAAGATTGTCTGTGTCACTTCTTTTGCCAGCAGTTTCTATCTGAGACAGAAGTTCCCTCCCCTACTTTAAATTAGACTGGGAGGATCATTTCAATACTTttaggtgctttttttcctttgctattaCTCAGCATTGTAGCATTCAGCCTTAGGAACGTTGCACAGAGAAATGCCCAAACCCTTCCTGCTGTAACAAGACATACGTGCACTTCTTTACACCGAGGGAACTTTCTTCAGTTACAAGTTGTCTAAAGCACAACCTAGGAATTTTGCAGGTCCCTCTAAGCCAGCAAAGCCAACTCTACGTCCTTCAGGGATAACTACAGAAGCTAAAAATGAACAAAGcaccctccccagctctcccttGCAGTAGGAATACAGAAATATCATCGGAGCAGATCGCTTCTTACGGGGCTTTTGTCCTCCCTCTTTAGCGTGGTCCTTCCCCAGAGCGCGTTAACGCCGTCCACTGCCACGAGGAGTCGGAAGGAGCCGCGCTGACACTGCTGCTTTAGCTCTTTCAGCACGACCCCCACAGCATCGCTGGCATTTCTCGTGCGAGCTAAACCCTTTAAATGGGAAAAAGCACGTAACTCAGGTTGGTTTTCTTGTTAATATATAACGCTGGCAACTTCGGGCATTGTCTGCCGTTTCTaagggggaaagaagagaaagcaacAGCCCACAGCCTGTTCGTTCCTTTCAAAGGAGTAACCTGGCCTCAG
The nucleotide sequence above comes from Athene noctua chromosome 29, bAthNoc1.hap1.1, whole genome shotgun sequence. Encoded proteins:
- the MSTO1 gene encoding protein misato homolog 1 isoform X2, which encodes MPGEAVTLQLGRYAGCVGAHWWGLQAAALRSPGEAGELRATALLRAGRDAQHTPRLVALELKGGVSALSAGGADPEAPVAWDGEVAACLERASAGGSAPRDAGARTEDASAEGKGSSGASVQGAAPAPARPAGPSGSSTQVWSDFLSVRLHPKSIYVIRQYMHDGECGCLEAFGQGERLLQDPSCLEELEDRLHFYVEECDYLQGFQVLCDLHDGFSGVGAKVTELLYDEYSGKGILTWGLTPVLSNVGDHQKNFYRLMNTALGIVHLSSHSSLFCPLSLSGSLGIRPQPPLAFPYINYDASLHYHSSAILAAALDTLTAPYRLCSSQGSMMHLAETLNFSGRKGRSWGACSGRWFVSPSPTRRLWLRGLLFLFLPYVAARSPILYVPTSRTCPGSFSLHAGSKSCPGKQPPSPLHACESTEQVLQHYLHTLFPGAFSTSHVLEQPCHTLPPYPQFFSPLLTRQGFLQDKPPSYSSAAVESIPVLAGLQSSPALRTLLRSLHQDLHQADVRRWPSFFSAGVEHEDFQEALQELRTLAQCYETGFEADESEDEADSD
- the MSTO1 gene encoding protein misato homolog 1 isoform X1, producing the protein MPGEAVTLQLGRYAGCVGAHWWGLQAAALRSPGEAGELRATALLRAGRDAQHTPRLVALELKGGVSALSAGGADPEAPVAWDGEVAACLERASAGGSAPRDAGARTEDASAEGKGSSGASVQGAAPAPARPAGPSGSSTQVWSDFLSVRLHPKSIYVIRQYMHDGECGCLEAFGQGERLLQDPSCLEELEDRLHFYVEECDYLQGFQVLCDLHDGFSGVGAKVTELLYDEYSGKGILTWGLTPVLSNVGDHQKNFYRLMNTALGIVHLSSHSSLFCPLSLSGSLGIRPQPPLAFPYINYDASLHYHSSAILAAALDTLTAPYRLCSSQGSMMHLAETLNFSGRKVVAAWASLPFPALRGCSLPDTLRAYQQDVPWKLLSSCREQKVSCCFAQSVVLRGVCKESHSSCPGKQPPSPLHACESTEQVLQHYLHTLFPGAFSTSHVLEQPCHTLPPYPQFFSPLLTRQGFLQDKPPSYSSAAVESIPVLAGLQSSPALRTLLRSLHQDLHQADVRRWPSFFSAGVEHEDFQEALQELRTLAQCYETGFEADESEDEADSD